From the Spiroplasma sp. BIUS-1 genome, one window contains:
- the secE gene encoding preprotein translocase subunit SecE, with translation MSDKKNLKEQKAQDKLNKIKEKQAKKQQKLEAKKSKKEEFTKLYNEFEGHDGTREGKIKAAKTKRIKKEKEKIDYKLAFKEAPVKFLKEVNKIQWSSRKNLGTKFLWVIIFIAIFGVFFFCVDWIFQTLFELIKII, from the coding sequence ATGTCTGACAAAAAAAATTTGAAAGAACAAAAAGCTCAAGATAAACTAAACAAAATAAAAGAGAAACAAGCTAAAAAACAACAAAAGTTAGAAGCTAAAAAATCTAAAAAAGAAGAGTTTACAAAACTTTACAATGAATTCGAGGGGCATGACGGAACAAGAGAAGGCAAAATTAAAGCTGCGAAAACAAAAAGAATTAAAAAAGAAAAAGAGAAAATTGACTATAAACTTGCTTTTAAAGAAGCTCCAGTTAAATTTCTTAAAGAAGTAAATAAAATACAATGATCATCTAGAAAAAATCTAGGAACAAAATTTTTGTGGGTTATAATATTTATTGCTATCTTCGGAGTATTTTTCTTTTGTGTGGATTGAATATTCCAAACTCTATTCGAGCTTATTAAAATTATATAA
- the nusG gene encoding transcription termination/antitermination protein NusG, whose translation MMEQNLFELEDELSSYKGQWFVINCNSGHEDRVRADLMQKIETSSLEDRIFDIRISKGPVMGKNNKINEKNKFPGYLFINMNMTDETWFIVRNTPGVTGFIGSSGKGAKPLPLTVEEVSRMLEQDNVQQTKNEKGSKGNANQPKKEKVLYTASFNTKDVVLVKDGPFAGTEGQVIEMDFEKGVAVVNIELFGRITPTEFEFITLEKAFSN comes from the coding sequence ATCATGGAACAAAATTTATTTGAATTAGAAGATGAGTTATCATCATACAAAGGGCAGTGATTTGTAATTAACTGTAACAGTGGTCATGAAGATCGTGTTAGAGCTGACCTAATGCAAAAAATAGAGACTTCAAGTTTAGAAGACCGTATTTTTGATATTAGAATTTCAAAAGGACCTGTTATGGGAAAAAATAATAAAATTAATGAAAAAAACAAATTCCCAGGATATTTATTTATAAATATGAATATGACTGACGAAACATGATTTATTGTTAGAAACACACCTGGTGTTACTGGTTTCATTGGTTCATCTGGAAAAGGTGCAAAACCATTACCATTAACAGTAGAAGAAGTTTCAAGAATGTTAGAACAAGATAATGTTCAACAAACAAAAAATGAAAAAGGCTCAAAAGGAAATGCAAATCAACCTAAAAAAGAAAAAGTTTTATATACAGCAAGCTTCAATACAAAAGATGTTGTTCTTGTAAAAGATGGTCCCTTTGCCGGAACTGAAGGTCAAGTTATTGAAATGGACTTCGAAAAAGGAGTTGCGGTTGTTAACATTGAACTTTTCGGTAGAATCACTCCAACTGAATTTGAATTTATAACTTTAGAAAAAGCTTTTTCTAACTAA
- a CDS encoding peptidylprolyl isomerase, which produces MNNIKFEIILEDGRKMKAELYPELAPISVENFVNLIKNKYFDGLIFHRVIKGFMIQGGGMFPDMSEKGGLTPIKGEFSINGWNKNATTLPHTPGVLSMARTNVMDSATSQFFLVTGDAKFLDGQYASFGKLSDQESLEIALSIENVATGSKGFHDDVPLEPIIIKTMNLI; this is translated from the coding sequence ATGAATAATATCAAATTTGAAATCATCCTAGAAGATGGTAGAAAAATGAAAGCAGAACTATACCCTGAACTAGCACCTATATCTGTAGAAAACTTTGTTAATTTAATCAAAAATAAATATTTTGATGGATTAATATTTCACAGAGTAATAAAAGGTTTCATGATTCAAGGTGGTGGTATGTTTCCTGACATGTCAGAAAAAGGCGGACTAACACCAATAAAAGGTGAGTTTTCAATCAACGGTTGAAACAAAAATGCCACAACATTACCCCATACACCTGGAGTACTATCAATGGCAAGAACAAATGTTATGGACAGTGCTACAAGTCAATTTTTCCTTGTAACAGGAGATGCTAAATTCTTAGATGGCCAATATGCTTCATTTGGTAAGTTATCTGATCAAGAAAGTTTAGAAATTGCCTTATCAATTGAAAATGTTGCAACAGGATCAAAAGGATTTCATGATGACGTTCCTTTAGAACCAATTATTATAAAAACAATGAATCTTATTTAA
- the rplK gene encoding 50S ribosomal protein L11: protein MAKRITRIAKLEFMAMQAKPGAELASLGINMPQFTQQFNDATKDRAGEVVPVVITAYDDKSFDFILKTTPAAFMLKKAAGIQKGASKSGTETVATITADDVKKIAEYKMPDLNANTVEAAMRIIEGSARNMGIKVTGMPEKEGK, encoded by the coding sequence GTGGCAAAAAGAATCACACGTATAGCAAAATTAGAATTTATGGCAATGCAAGCAAAACCAGGTGCAGAATTAGCTTCACTAGGAATTAACATGCCTCAATTCACACAACAATTTAATGACGCCACTAAAGATAGAGCAGGAGAGGTAGTGCCTGTAGTTATTACAGCTTATGATGATAAATCATTTGATTTCATCTTAAAAACTACTCCAGCAGCATTTATGCTTAAAAAAGCAGCAGGAATTCAAAAAGGTGCATCTAAATCAGGAACTGAAACAGTTGCAACTATTACAGCAGATGATGTTAAAAAAATTGCTGAATACAAAATGCCTGACTTAAATGCAAACACAGTCGAAGCAGCAATGAGAATTATTGAAGGATCAGCAAGAAATATGGGTATTAAAGTTACTGGAATGCCAGAAAAAGAAGGTAAATAG
- the rplA gene encoding 50S ribosomal protein L1 — protein MAKLSKKLKAVNDKVDKTKLYPITEAIKLAKETSITKFDSTVEVAFNLNVDPRHADQQIRGAIVMPGGTGKTQRVLVLTKTKVKEAEDAKADFVGAEDLIQKIAKENWFDFDVIVATPEMMAELGKIGKVLGPKGLMPNPKTGTVTMDVAKALEEIKKGKVEYRTDKEGNVHSILGKVSFNEENLMQNYNALLDVIKKAKPAAVKGTYIKNISISTTMGPGIKVLIEN, from the coding sequence ATGGCAAAATTAAGCAAAAAATTAAAAGCTGTTAACGATAAAGTTGACAAAACAAAATTATACCCAATTACTGAAGCTATTAAACTAGCAAAAGAAACATCAATAACAAAATTCGACTCAACTGTAGAAGTAGCATTCAACTTAAATGTTGATCCAAGACATGCAGACCAACAAATTAGAGGGGCAATTGTAATGCCTGGTGGAACTGGAAAAACTCAAAGAGTTTTAGTTCTAACAAAAACTAAAGTAAAAGAAGCAGAAGATGCAAAAGCAGACTTTGTAGGAGCAGAAGACTTAATCCAAAAAATCGCAAAAGAAAACTGATTTGATTTCGATGTGATTGTAGCAACACCAGAAATGATGGCTGAATTAGGAAAAATCGGAAAGGTTTTAGGACCAAAAGGATTAATGCCTAACCCAAAAACTGGAACAGTTACAATGGATGTAGCAAAAGCTTTAGAAGAAATTAAAAAAGGTAAAGTAGAATACAGAACTGATAAAGAAGGAAATGTTCACTCAATCTTAGGAAAAGTTTCATTTAACGAAGAAAACTTAATGCAAAACTATAATGCTCTTTTAGATGTAATCAAAAAAGCAAAACCAGCAGCAGTTAAAGGTACATATATTAAAAATATATCAATCTCAACTACTATGGGTCCTGGAATCAAAGTTTTAATTGAAAACTAA
- a CDS encoding Cof-type HAD-IIB family hydrolase, translating to MKWWFSDYDGTINLTHNDFIDSRDLEFIKRWIDQGNKFAIATGRMEHEIKPILEKSNIPYDYMICNNGAVVYNKDSEIIANASIPMESRKDIIELFESLREEYILGYCLKDQRTAYSRVEEPEIYTNPFLSRYAPEKNNFEQGKEDILNNPDLNLLYFFIPEAKVLEVKNLLNGRIKNCKAFRTHRNVIEIMREDVSKAYGIKVIQDINGFETKDIYASGDGENDIDMLKYTQNSFAMKNHQSQVDKAAKYMIENVWEIEKYL from the coding sequence ATGAAGTGATGATTTTCAGATTATGATGGAACTATAAATCTAACACATAACGATTTTATAGATTCAAGAGATTTAGAATTTATAAAAAGATGAATTGATCAAGGTAATAAATTTGCAATCGCAACAGGAAGAATGGAACATGAAATAAAACCAATTCTTGAAAAATCAAATATTCCATACGATTATATGATATGTAATAATGGAGCTGTTGTTTACAATAAAGATAGTGAAATTATAGCTAATGCATCAATCCCTATGGAATCAAGAAAAGATATAATAGAACTTTTTGAATCTTTGAGAGAAGAATATATTTTGGGATACTGTTTAAAAGACCAAAGAACGGCTTATTCAAGAGTAGAAGAACCAGAAATTTACACAAATCCATTTTTAAGTCGGTATGCTCCAGAAAAAAATAACTTTGAGCAAGGTAAGGAAGATATCTTGAATAACCCTGACCTAAACTTGTTATATTTTTTTATACCTGAGGCAAAAGTTTTAGAAGTGAAAAATTTATTAAATGGGAGAATTAAAAACTGTAAAGCTTTTAGAACTCATAGAAACGTTATTGAAATAATGAGAGAAGATGTTTCAAAAGCATATGGTATTAAAGTTATTCAAGATATAAATGGTTTTGAAACAAAAGATATATATGCAAGTGGTGATGGTGAAAATGATATCGATATGTTGAAATACACACAAAACTCTTTTGCTATGAAAAATCACCAGTCACAAGTTGATAAAGCAGCAAAATATATGATTGAAAATGTTTGAGAAATTGAAAAATACTTATAG
- a CDS encoding aldo/keto reductase has product MKKRILGKGLEVSEIGLGCMGLSFSFPPFPTREEAVSFIRQAYNKGVTFFDTAEVYGPFDNEEVLGEALEHVRDKVVIATKFGFSYTKDGKRDGIDSSEENIRRAIEGSLKRLRTNYIDLYYQHRVDPNTPIEKVASIMKEFYEQGKIKHWGLSEASANTIRKAHAVFPVTALQSEYSLFWREPEKEIIPTLEELGIGFVPFSPLGKGFLTGQINVDTPLEPGDFRLSIPRFQNKEYLKENLKLVDFVKELASKKNTTPAAIAIGWVLAQKEWIVPIPGTKKIERLEENLSGAEVKFTQEELKEIKKRLDEIELIGDRYNEYYKSTIDKS; this is encoded by the coding sequence ATGAAAAAGAGAATATTAGGTAAAGGTTTAGAAGTCTCTGAAATTGGACTTGGTTGTATGGGTTTAAGTTTTTCTTTCCCTCCATTTCCAACAAGAGAAGAAGCTGTAAGTTTCATAAGACAAGCTTATAACAAAGGGGTTACTTTTTTTGATACCGCAGAAGTTTATGGGCCTTTTGATAATGAAGAAGTTTTGGGAGAAGCATTAGAACATGTAAGAGACAAGGTTGTTATTGCCACAAAGTTTGGTTTTAGTTATACAAAAGATGGCAAAAGAGATGGTATTGACAGCAGTGAAGAAAACATTAGAAGAGCCATTGAAGGTTCATTAAAAAGACTTAGAACAAATTATATTGATCTTTATTACCAACACAGAGTTGATCCAAATACTCCAATTGAAAAAGTTGCAAGCATAATGAAAGAGTTTTATGAACAAGGAAAAATAAAGCATTGAGGTTTAAGTGAAGCCTCTGCGAATACAATTAGAAAAGCACACGCAGTATTTCCAGTCACAGCTTTACAAAGTGAATACTCACTATTTTGAAGAGAACCCGAAAAAGAAATAATTCCAACACTAGAAGAACTTGGAATTGGTTTTGTTCCTTTTTCTCCTCTAGGAAAAGGATTCTTAACTGGACAGATAAATGTTGATACTCCTTTAGAGCCGGGAGACTTTAGATTATCAATACCAAGATTTCAAAATAAAGAGTATCTAAAAGAAAATTTAAAACTTGTAGATTTTGTTAAAGAGTTGGCTTCTAAAAAGAATACAACTCCAGCTGCAATTGCTATTGGTTGAGTGCTAGCTCAAAAAGAGTGAATAGTACCAATACCTGGAACAAAAAAAATCGAAAGATTAGAAGAAAATTTAAGTGGAGCTGAAGTTAAATTCACACAAGAAGAACTTAAAGAAATTAAAAAAAGATTAGATGAAATAGAACTTATTGGTGATAGATATAATGAATACTATAAAAGTACTATTGATAAAAGCTAA
- the rplJ gene encoding 50S ribosomal protein L10 — protein sequence MSNARPAHAKKNEIVKEIADRIKNCKGMAIAEYKNLTVAQMTELRDKAREQGIFIKVYKDSLVRRAVEELKITGLDAYLVQQNVYIFSDEEALFPAKLVSEFAKANEDLVLKAGIYEGNVMDTAAINEIASLPSKDELYSMFASSLIYPLRQFMLTVKEVANTKSE from the coding sequence GTGTCAAACGCAAGACCAGCTCATGCTAAAAAGAATGAGATAGTTAAAGAAATTGCAGACAGAATCAAAAACTGTAAAGGTATGGCGATTGCTGAATACAAAAATTTAACTGTAGCACAAATGACAGAATTAAGAGACAAAGCTCGCGAACAAGGAATCTTTATCAAAGTTTATAAAGACTCATTAGTTAGAAGAGCAGTTGAAGAATTAAAAATTACTGGATTAGATGCTTACTTAGTTCAACAAAATGTTTACATTTTCTCAGACGAAGAAGCTCTATTCCCTGCAAAACTAGTTTCTGAATTTGCAAAAGCAAATGAAGATTTAGTTCTTAAAGCAGGAATCTATGAAGGAAACGTTATGGATACAGCAGCAATCAATGAAATTGCTTCTCTTCCATCAAAAGATGAATTATACTCAATGTTTGCTTCATCACTTATCTACCCATTACGTCAATTTATGTTGACTGTAAAAGAAGTAGCAAATACAAAATCAGAATAA
- the rplL gene encoding 50S ribosomal protein L7/L12: MAITKDDIIKALEEMKLTELNDLVKAIEDHFGVVAAAAVAAPAAGAGGAAAPSEVSVMLTNAGGNKVSVIKLVKEMTGLGLMDAKKLVDGTLPVAIKENVKVEEAEEMKKQLMEAGASVDLK, encoded by the coding sequence ATGGCAATTACAAAAGACGATATTATTAAAGCTTTAGAAGAAATGAAATTAACTGAATTAAACGATTTAGTTAAAGCAATCGAAGATCACTTCGGAGTTGTTGCAGCAGCTGCAGTAGCAGCACCTGCAGCAGGAGCTGGAGGAGCAGCAGCACCTTCAGAAGTTTCAGTTATGTTAACAAACGCTGGAGGAAACAAAGTTTCAGTTATTAAATTAGTTAAAGAAATGACTGGTTTAGGATTAATGGATGCTAAAAAATTAGTTGATGGAACATTACCTGTAGCTATTAAAGAAAACGTAAAAGTTGAAGAAGCTGAAGAAATGAAAAAACAATTAATGGAAGCTGGAGCATCAGTAGACTTAAAATAA
- a CDS encoding CatB-related O-acetyltransferase, with protein MSKSSKIYFLKDYITNEGIEVGDYTYFYSFKNEQGIKEFQNRNVLYHFPKIHNDKLIIGKFCAIADEVKFLMNGANHRMDSISSFPFEMFNEFGVDSKKIRSAKVKGDTVVGNDVWIGYGATILPGVKIGNGSIIGAKAVVTKDVEPYSIVGGNPAKVIRMRFDKNKIKELEDLQWWNESIESIRNMIDKLTK; from the coding sequence ATGTCAAAATCATCAAAAATATATTTTTTAAAAGACTATATTACCAATGAAGGTATTGAGGTAGGAGACTATACTTATTTTTATAGTTTTAAAAACGAGCAAGGTATAAAAGAATTTCAAAATAGAAATGTACTTTATCACTTTCCTAAAATACATAATGACAAACTAATAATAGGTAAATTCTGTGCAATAGCAGATGAAGTTAAATTTTTAATGAATGGAGCAAATCACAGAATGGATTCAATTTCTTCCTTTCCGTTTGAAATGTTCAATGAATTTGGTGTGGATTCAAAAAAAATAAGATCAGCAAAAGTAAAGGGTGATACTGTTGTAGGCAATGATGTTTGAATTGGTTATGGAGCCACAATACTTCCTGGAGTAAAAATAGGAAATGGTTCCATAATTGGGGCAAAAGCAGTTGTTACAAAAGATGTTGAACCTTATTCAATAGTTGGAGGAAATCCTGCTAAAGTAATAAGGATGAGATTCGATAAAAATAAAATTAAAGAGCTAGAAGACTTGCAATGATGAAATGAAAGTATAGAATCAATACGTAACATGATAGACAAATTAACTAAATAA
- a CDS encoding DNA-directed RNA polymerase subunit beta produces MNYKIKKINALVERRDYAKVSGDLELPNLIELQTDTFDWFKNKGINEVFEEVFPVVSADGDIVLSMTDWEFREPRMSITKAKEESKIFEAPIYANLSLTIHMEDVEVFKEEISGSMETFLKGWLQEKLESTGVEFKDSKGSLYFFEFKGKTGEKDTIQIEIKEEKEEFYLANIDIYKTGEVFFGEFPLMTDRGTFVINGSEKVVVSQLVRSPGSYFKEEMNRKNGEMIYYADIIPSRGTWLEFELDSKKTLDNKVSNVFYVKIDKSRKTTATSLLTAFKMQKEDILDLFDNNEVIASSYELDTLTGDIEIDYENQVQEIYKKIRQGETATADGASKYLYGLLFDKRKYDLTKAGRFKLQQKLSVKNRLIGRVLAEDIVDVKGKVAFAKGTEITKDILDDLDKVLEAGAMVQKINFNDAITSGNEIQKVKVFKDNDLRDETATIIGITKTSSDEFINLPDVIATISYAINLMDGIGEIDDIDHLGNRRVRTVGELLQNQFRIGMMRIEKNVREKLATSNPFKMKPSSIINNKPLTAIIGEFFNLSQLSQFMDQTNPLAELTNKRRLTALGPGGLSRDRAALEVRDVHPSHYGRICPIETPEGPNIGLINNLSTYAKINEYGFIETPYRKVKNTKVISGEYEYLTADKEKDYVVAQANINLAEDGTILDEQVVARYRGDDIMVSPQDVDYVDVSPKQIVSIATSCIPFLENDDANRALMGANMQRQAVPLINPQSPIVGTGVEHEAARDSGDAIVATADGIVKYVDSKRITIEQKDGIKTYDLNDFSRSNNGTAITHLPIVKLGDKVKARDILADGPSMEKGELALGQNVVVAFTTWNGYNYEDAVIVSERIVIEDRFTSIHIDEYTIERRQTKQGPEEITRDIPNISEASKKYLDEDGIVAIGSEVKVGDILVGKVTPKSQTQLSPEDKLLHAIFGEKSRNVKDNSLRVPNGGEGIVKSIKRFSRADGHDLPADILEIIKVYIVQKRKIQEGDKMAGRHGNKGVISKILPVEDMPHMEDGTPVDIMLNPQGVPSRMNIGQVLEIHLGMAAKKLGIKVNTPVFEGVKEQELQDIMEEAGMDNYGKVTLIDGRTGEAFDKPISVGVMYMLKLSHMVDDKLHTRNIGPYSLITQQPLGGKAQNGGQRFGEMEVWALEAYGAAYTLREILTIKSDDIKGRIKTYESIVRSKPIPKPGIPESFNVLTKEIMGLGFDMHMIDEEGNKVQINAYDDDDDFEIDTELLDGDSSFNESDIKDFTETSEDDEIAFEEESIEE; encoded by the coding sequence ATGAATTATAAAATTAAGAAAATTAATGCGCTTGTGGAAAGACGTGATTATGCTAAGGTGTCAGGTGATTTAGAGTTACCAAACCTTATCGAATTACAAACAGACACATTCGATTGATTTAAAAACAAAGGGATCAACGAAGTGTTTGAAGAGGTATTTCCAGTAGTTTCAGCAGACGGTGACATTGTTCTTTCTATGACAGATTGAGAATTTAGAGAACCAAGAATGTCAATTACAAAAGCAAAAGAAGAATCAAAAATATTTGAAGCTCCAATCTATGCTAACTTATCATTAACTATTCACATGGAAGATGTAGAAGTTTTCAAAGAAGAGATTTCAGGGTCAATGGAAACATTCTTAAAAGGATGATTACAAGAAAAATTAGAATCAACAGGTGTTGAATTTAAAGACAGTAAAGGATCACTTTACTTTTTTGAGTTCAAAGGTAAAACTGGTGAAAAAGATACAATTCAAATTGAAATCAAAGAAGAAAAAGAAGAATTCTATCTAGCTAATATTGATATTTACAAAACTGGAGAAGTTTTCTTTGGAGAATTCCCATTAATGACAGACAGAGGAACATTTGTTATAAATGGTAGTGAAAAAGTAGTTGTTTCACAACTAGTTCGTTCACCAGGAAGTTATTTCAAAGAAGAAATGAACCGTAAAAATGGGGAAATGATTTACTATGCAGACATCATTCCTTCAAGAGGAACATGATTAGAATTTGAATTAGATTCTAAAAAAACTTTAGATAATAAAGTTTCAAATGTTTTCTATGTAAAAATTGATAAATCAAGAAAAACAACAGCAACAAGTTTATTAACAGCCTTCAAAATGCAAAAAGAAGACATTTTAGACTTGTTCGATAACAACGAAGTAATCGCATCAAGTTATGAATTAGACACATTAACTGGTGATATTGAAATAGATTACGAAAACCAAGTTCAAGAAATTTACAAAAAAATTCGTCAAGGAGAAACAGCTACAGCTGATGGAGCAAGTAAATACCTATACGGATTATTATTTGATAAAAGAAAATACGATTTAACAAAAGCAGGAAGATTTAAATTACAACAAAAATTATCTGTAAAAAACAGATTAATTGGTCGTGTTTTAGCTGAAGACATCGTTGATGTTAAAGGTAAAGTTGCTTTTGCAAAAGGAACTGAAATCACAAAAGATATCTTAGATGACTTAGATAAAGTTTTAGAAGCTGGAGCAATGGTTCAAAAAATTAACTTTAATGATGCAATTACTTCAGGTAATGAAATTCAAAAAGTTAAAGTTTTTAAAGACAATGATTTAAGAGATGAAACAGCAACAATTATTGGTATTACAAAAACATCAAGCGATGAATTTATAAACTTACCAGATGTTATTGCAACTATTTCATATGCAATTAACTTAATGGATGGAATAGGTGAAATTGATGATATCGATCACTTAGGAAACAGAAGAGTTAGAACTGTTGGTGAATTATTACAAAACCAATTCAGAATTGGTATGATGCGTATTGAAAAAAATGTAAGAGAAAAACTTGCAACTTCAAACCCATTCAAAATGAAACCATCAAGTATTATTAACAATAAACCACTTACTGCAATAATTGGAGAATTCTTTAACCTTTCTCAATTATCACAATTTATGGATCAAACAAACCCGTTAGCTGAATTAACAAATAAACGTAGATTAACAGCTTTAGGTCCAGGTGGATTAAGCAGAGATAGAGCTGCACTTGAAGTTCGTGACGTTCACCCGTCTCACTATGGAAGAATTTGTCCAATTGAAACTCCTGAGGGACCAAACATTGGATTGATCAACAACTTATCTACTTATGCAAAAATTAATGAATACGGATTCATTGAAACACCATATAGAAAAGTTAAAAACACAAAAGTTATCTCAGGAGAGTATGAATACTTAACTGCTGATAAAGAAAAAGATTATGTAGTTGCTCAAGCTAACATTAACTTAGCTGAAGATGGAACAATTTTAGATGAACAAGTAGTTGCTCGTTATAGAGGAGATGACATTATGGTTTCTCCTCAAGATGTTGACTATGTTGACGTTTCACCAAAACAAATTGTTTCAATCGCTACATCATGTATTCCTTTCTTAGAAAACGATGATGCTAACCGTGCACTTATGGGTGCCAACATGCAACGTCAAGCTGTACCATTAATCAACCCACAATCTCCAATTGTTGGAACTGGTGTTGAACATGAAGCTGCTCGTGACTCAGGGGATGCTATTGTTGCAACTGCTGATGGAATTGTTAAATATGTTGATTCAAAAAGAATTACTATTGAACAAAAAGATGGAATTAAAACTTATGATTTAAACGACTTTAGTCGTTCAAACAACGGAACTGCTATAACTCATTTACCAATCGTTAAACTTGGAGATAAAGTTAAAGCAAGAGATATCTTAGCTGACGGTCCTTCAATGGAAAAAGGAGAATTAGCTTTAGGTCAAAACGTAGTTGTTGCATTTACAACATGAAATGGTTACAACTATGAGGATGCTGTTATTGTTTCAGAACGTATCGTAATTGAAGATAGATTTACATCAATCCACATTGACGAATATACAATCGAAAGAAGACAAACAAAACAAGGTCCAGAAGAAATTACAAGAGATATTCCAAATATTTCTGAAGCAAGCAAAAAATACTTAGACGAAGATGGTATTGTTGCTATTGGATCAGAAGTTAAAGTTGGAGATATTTTAGTAGGTAAAGTGACTCCAAAATCACAAACACAATTATCACCAGAAGATAAATTATTACATGCTATCTTTGGTGAAAAATCAAGAAACGTAAAAGACAATTCATTAAGAGTACCAAATGGTGGAGAAGGAATTGTTAAATCAATTAAACGTTTCTCAAGAGCTGATGGTCATGATTTACCAGCAGATATTTTAGAAATAATTAAAGTTTACATTGTCCAAAAACGTAAAATCCAAGAAGGAGATAAAATGGCTGGACGTCACGGTAACAAAGGGGTTATTTCAAAAATCTTACCTGTTGAAGATATGCCACATATGGAAGATGGAACACCAGTTGACATTATGTTAAACCCACAAGGGGTTCCTTCTCGTATGAACATTGGACAAGTATTGGAAATCCATTTAGGTATGGCTGCTAAAAAACTTGGAATTAAAGTTAACACACCTGTTTTCGAAGGGGTTAAAGAACAAGAATTACAAGATATTATGGAAGAAGCTGGAATGGATAACTATGGAAAAGTTACATTAATTGACGGAAGAACTGGTGAAGCATTTGATAAACCAATTTCTGTTGGTGTTATGTATATGTTAAAACTTTCTCACATGGTTGATGACAAGTTACATACAAGAAATATTGGTCCATACTCATTAATTACACAACAACCATTAGGAGGAAAAGCTCAAAATGGGGGACAAAGATTCGGGGAAATGGAAGTTTGAGCACTTGAAGCTTATGGTGCTGCTTACACATTACGTGAAATCTTGACAATTAAATCAGATGACATTAAAGGTCGTATCAAAACTTATGAATCAATTGTTAGATCAAAACCAATTCCAAAACCTGGAATTCCAGAATCATTTAACGTTCTTACAAAAGAAATTATGGGTCTAGGATTTGACATGCACATGATTGATGAAGAAGGAAACAAAGTACAAATTAATGCATATGATGACGATGATGACTTTGAAATCGATACAGAATTATTAGATGGTGACTCATCATTTAATGAATCAGACATCAAAGACTTTACTGAAACAAGCGAAGATGACGAAATTGCTTTCGAAGAAGAAAGTATAGAAGAATAA